One genomic region from Yersinia canariae encodes:
- a CDS encoding TNT domain-containing protein, with translation MVPSYSANAPYNVYEVLKPIDDVSKSKVLPWFGQKGQGTQYELPKPVQWYLDKGYLGEKK, from the coding sequence GTGGTGCCGTCGTATTCCGCAAATGCCCCTTACAATGTGTATGAGGTACTAAAACCAATTGACGATGTTTCAAAAAGTAAAGTTCTTCCTTGGTTTGGTCAAAAAGGGCAAGGAACTCAGTATGAGCTACCTAAGCCAGTCCAATGGTATTTAGATAAAGGTTACTTGGGAGAGAAAAAATGA
- a CDS encoding cupin domain-containing protein: MDNPSTPARWCEDIFAEGSGNGLSFGGDGEAADILCGYFSFDTAGAEPLLSLLPTVVVIPSDTTRSPLLEATLKLLAIESAEQHMGSRIVMSRLADVFFVQAIRAHCLREQTHKSWISGV; this comes from the coding sequence GTGGATAACCCGTCTACCCCAGCGCGGTGGTGTGAAGACATTTTTGCTGAAGGTTCAGGTAATGGTCTCAGTTTTGGAGGTGATGGCGAAGCGGCCGACATACTATGTGGTTATTTCTCCTTTGATACCGCAGGAGCAGAACCGTTGCTTTCACTGCTGCCGACAGTTGTAGTGATCCCCTCTGACACAACCCGTTCACCGCTTTTAGAAGCAACATTAAAACTACTGGCAATCGAAAGTGCCGAGCAACACATGGGGTCGCGTATAGTGATGAGTCGGCTTGCAGATGTGTTTTTTGTCCAGGCCATCAGAGCACACTGTTTACGCGAGCAAACTCATAAAAGCTGGATATCCGGCGTTTGA
- a CDS encoding barstar family protein produces the protein MTQLITIDGNEINSEHDFHFILSNLLDFGPYYGNNTDALWDMLSSGMGAGVILHWKNSNISRQRLGAVFDIIIYIFNKTKNKYQGKGEEREFDFFLE, from the coding sequence ATGACTCAGCTAATCACTATTGATGGTAACGAAATTAATTCAGAACATGATTTTCATTTTATATTATCTAACTTGTTGGATTTTGGACCGTATTATGGAAATAACACAGATGCTCTTTGGGATATGCTAAGTTCAGGTATGGGAGCTGGAGTTATTTTACACTGGAAAAACTCGAACATTTCACGCCAAAGATTAGGGGCTGTTTTTGATATTATTATTTATATTTTTAATAAAACAAAAAATAAGTATCAAGGAAAAGGGGAAGAGAGAGAATTTGATTTTTTTCTTGAATAA